One stretch of Nitrospirota bacterium DNA includes these proteins:
- a CDS encoding efflux RND transporter periplasmic adaptor subunit, producing MCKQPLRRARIIAVIGILAACLVLTGCGKKNATTGQTPAGPPEVGIVVVKPQRVVLTTELAGRTAAFFIAEIRPQVGGIIQKRLFTEGADVKAGEVLYQIDPASYQAAYNSAKALLAKAEANVIPARLKAGRYKELVQINAVSRQDYDDAGAALKLAEADIEAGKAAVETARINLAYTSIAAPLSGRISRSSVTVGALVSANQGAALATIQQLDQVYVDVTQTSAEMLRLKQALASGQLKKGAAGHSKVKLILEDGSPYPLEGLLKFSEVTVDQNTGSLTLRTVFPNPKHTLLPGMYVRAIIEEGIHDQAILIPQQGVTRNPTGNAMVMVVGAEDKVEPRVIKAARTVGDSWLVSEGLKTGDRVILEGLQKARPGTPVKTVPFGSKVEGTSAAAPNAPAKK from the coding sequence ATGTGCAAACAGCCTCTACGCAGAGCCCGAATAATTGCTGTCATCGGCATACTTGCCGCATGCCTTGTCCTGACCGGTTGCGGGAAAAAGAACGCAACAACCGGCCAGACGCCGGCAGGTCCCCCGGAAGTGGGGATAGTGGTGGTCAAACCGCAGCGTGTTGTGCTTACCACGGAACTTGCCGGCCGCACCGCTGCCTTCTTTATCGCCGAGATCCGTCCGCAGGTCGGCGGCATCATTCAGAAACGGCTCTTTACTGAGGGTGCGGATGTCAAGGCCGGCGAGGTGCTCTACCAGATCGACCCTGCTTCGTATCAGGCTGCGTATAACAGCGCAAAGGCCCTGCTTGCAAAGGCTGAGGCCAATGTCATCCCTGCCCGGCTGAAGGCCGGGAGATATAAGGAACTGGTGCAGATCAATGCGGTAAGCCGGCAGGACTACGACGATGCCGGCGCGGCGCTTAAGCTGGCAGAGGCTGATATCGAGGCCGGCAAGGCCGCAGTCGAGACCGCGCGCATCAATCTGGCATACACCAGTATTGCTGCGCCCCTTTCCGGAAGGATCAGCAGGTCGTCGGTGACAGTGGGGGCTCTGGTATCTGCGAATCAGGGCGCGGCTCTTGCAACGATCCAGCAGCTGGACCAGGTCTATGTCGATGTTACACAGACAAGTGCTGAAATGCTGCGTCTGAAGCAGGCCCTTGCGAGCGGCCAGCTTAAAAAAGGAGCTGCCGGCCATTCAAAGGTGAAACTGATCCTCGAAGACGGCTCACCGTATCCGCTGGAAGGTTTGCTGAAGTTCTCGGAAGTCACGGTAGATCAAAATACCGGTTCTCTCACCCTGCGTACGGTTTTTCCCAATCCGAAGCATACGCTGCTGCCCGGAATGTACGTTCGCGCGATCATTGAAGAAGGCATACATGATCAGGCGATCCTTATTCCTCAGCAGGGCGTGACCCGTAATCCGACAGGCAATGCCATGGTGATGGTGGTAGGGGCAGAAGACAAGGTGGAGCCGCGTGTCATCAAGGCCGCAAGAACCGTTGGCGACAGCTGGCTGGTCAGCGAAGGACTGAAGACCGGAGACCGTGTCATCCTTGAAGGACTGCAGAAGGCCCGGCCCGGCACACCGGTCAAGACCGTTCCTTTCGGCAGCAAGGTGGAAGGAACTTCAGCTGCTGCGCCGAACGCACCGGCAAAAAAATAA
- a CDS encoding TetR/AcrR family transcriptional regulator, producing the protein MGIKEKRAKNKEEFRREILNAARELFINEGYEKFSMRRLAEKIDYSATTIYLYFKDRDDLLFAICEEFFEHFSSQLNHIRSVSQDPVETLRQALLYLIEFGLKTPNQYKLIFFTKSVYGTRQELVEKESMARNTYFVFKEIVQDCIDAGKLREIDVDVIVDTLAIASHGVIAKNIYCAGFSKDRCELVAHTLVDVLLRGLQK; encoded by the coding sequence ATGGGTATTAAGGAAAAACGCGCAAAGAATAAAGAGGAATTTCGCCGGGAGATCCTCAATGCAGCCCGGGAGCTTTTTATTAATGAGGGGTACGAAAAGTTCTCGATGCGCAGGCTTGCCGAAAAAATAGACTATTCTGCCACCACCATCTATCTTTATTTTAAAGACAGGGACGATCTGCTCTTCGCCATCTGTGAAGAGTTCTTTGAGCATTTTTCTTCACAGCTGAACCATATCAGGTCGGTTTCTCAGGACCCTGTCGAGACTCTGCGTCAGGCCCTGCTTTACCTCATAGAATTCGGCCTTAAAACCCCCAATCAATACAAACTGATCTTTTTCACGAAGAGCGTTTACGGGACCCGTCAGGAATTGGTCGAAAAGGAATCCATGGCGAGAAACACGTACTTCGTGTTTAAAGAGATCGTGCAGGACTGCATAGACGCCGGGAAACTGCGGGAGATCGATGTGGATGTCATAGTCGATACCCTCGCAATTGCTTCCCACGGGGTAATAGCGAAGAATATTTATTGCGCAGGTTTTTCGAAGGATAGATGCGAACTTGTAGCGCATACGCTGGTCGATGTATTGCTGCGGGGATTACAGAAGTAG
- a CDS encoding phosphatidate cytidylyltransferase — protein MHLKRLLVALILVPVLYLYTMYLPPQYYLLLITAVSTVALAEFYAIAGIGSHLKYSGLFFGAVILTMQFFARQLFSEALFIAVLTMLTLRLFLKRDAAGSVREATAAVFGLLYIPGLLSFQLDIIKAGAPLLVMLYAAVWGSDSMALYVGKSIGRRKLYVEMSPNKTVEGAVGSFIGGLIGVLLIKFTILAVMPLSSAIILGLVVSFTTILGDLVESMFKRDAGVKDSSSIVPGHGGFLDKIDSVTFAGPAFYWTCLFLNVIG, from the coding sequence GTGCATCTTAAGCGTCTGCTCGTAGCTCTTATCCTTGTCCCTGTTCTGTACCTTTATACCATGTACCTGCCTCCGCAGTATTACCTGTTGCTGATAACTGCAGTCTCGACGGTCGCTCTTGCAGAGTTCTATGCCATCGCGGGCATTGGCAGCCATCTGAAATACTCGGGCCTCTTCTTCGGTGCAGTGATCCTGACCATGCAGTTCTTTGCAAGACAGCTTTTTTCTGAGGCCCTCTTTATTGCGGTTCTGACGATGCTGACCCTGCGGCTTTTTCTGAAAAGAGATGCTGCCGGTTCTGTCCGGGAGGCGACAGCCGCCGTATTCGGGCTTCTGTACATCCCGGGACTTCTGTCGTTCCAGCTTGATATTATCAAGGCCGGGGCCCCGCTTCTGGTAATGCTCTATGCTGCTGTATGGGGTTCTGACAGCATGGCTCTCTATGTCGGCAAGAGCATCGGCAGGAGAAAGCTCTATGTCGAGATGAGCCCGAACAAGACGGTCGAGGGAGCAGTCGGTTCTTTCATAGGCGGTCTCATCGGCGTCCTGCTTATTAAATTTACTATCCTTGCTGTAATGCCGCTCTCCTCGGCTATTATCTTAGGGCTTGTTGTCAGTTTCACGACGATCCTCGGCGATCTTGTTGAGTCCATGTTCAAGCGTGACGCCGGCGTAAAGGATTCGAGCTCCATTGTGCCGGGGCACGGTGGTTTTCTGGACAAGATCGACAGTGTCACCTTTGCCGGCCCTGCCTTCTACTGGACCTGCCTTTTTCTGAATGTGATCGGATAA
- a CDS encoding isoprenyl transferase, with amino-acid sequence MPRHVGIIMDGNGRWAELRGLPRIEGHRRGAERSREVIDLSIELGINCLTLYAFSTENWQRPKEEVSMLMKILEYYLKNEFEALIKKDVVFRAIGETWRLPENIQDLIRETEYKTKNNKGLNLVAALSYSGRSEIIRAVRKVMNSCTNPAELHEEDFDAYLDTAGLPQPDLIIRTSGERRLSNFLLWQAAYAELYFADTLWPDFDREEFMLAIQDFQGRERRFGKISGRVSAS; translated from the coding sequence ATGCCCCGCCATGTGGGCATTATCATGGACGGCAACGGCAGATGGGCTGAGCTGAGAGGGCTGCCGCGCATCGAGGGCCACCGCAGAGGCGCAGAGCGGTCACGCGAGGTGATCGATCTGTCCATTGAGCTCGGTATCAACTGCCTGACCCTTTACGCATTTTCTACCGAGAACTGGCAGAGGCCCAAGGAAGAGGTCTCCATGCTCATGAAGATCCTGGAGTACTACCTGAAAAATGAATTTGAGGCTCTCATAAAAAAAGATGTCGTCTTCAGGGCCATTGGCGAGACCTGGCGCCTGCCCGAGAACATTCAGGACCTGATCAGGGAGACAGAGTATAAGACAAAGAACAATAAAGGGCTGAACCTTGTGGCTGCGCTCAGCTACAGCGGCAGGAGTGAGATCATCAGGGCTGTCAGAAAAGTGATGAACTCCTGCACGAACCCGGCTGAACTGCATGAAGAGGATTTTGACGCATATCTTGATACGGCAGGACTTCCCCAGCCCGATCTGATCATCAGGACGAGCGGCGAGCGGAGGCTCTCGAACTTTCTGCTTTGGCAGGCGGCGTACGCAGAGCTCTATTTTGCAGATACGCTCTGGCCTGACTTTGACCGGGAAGAGTTCATGCTTGCGATCCAGGACTTTCAGGGAAGAGAGCGCCGCTTCGGCAAGATCTCCGGGAGGGTCAGTGCATCTTAA